Within Amycolatopsis sp. cg5, the genomic segment CCTGACCCGCGTCTACCGCAAGCTCAGCGTCCACAGCCGAGCGGACCTCCCAGCCGGGCTGGCCCTGCACGGCGTCTCGGAGATGGTCGACGCCGACGGAACCGCCGTCGACATGAGCAACACCTACTGACCGACTGCTTTCCCCGCCGGGGCCCGGACTTCGTCCAGGCCCCGGCTCCCATTTCCACCCTCGTACGCGTTGCCGGGTTTCGCCTGTGCGCCAAGGGGGTCGTGAGTGGTACGGCCGGTTCTAACCGGCCTAAACACTCACGACCCCCGCGTGCGCGCATCGGAGCGCAGCACCCCTGCGGTGCGACTTTGCTTGCGTTGCGGGCGGTTATTGGAAGGGAACCCAAAGGTGGTGTGTCGGCTGTGGCTTTGTCGGATACCCGAGGGGCGGGATAAAGCCCGCTTTACTCCGCGAGGGTCGTGAGTGTTGCGGGTGTCAGGGCCGACGTGAGGGGACCCCTCGGTGCGTATGCCGCACCCAGGGGTCCCCTCACGTCACGCCCGCGAGCGAACACGCCACACTCGTCCTTCCCTCAATAACCGGCCGCAACGCTCACGACCCAAGTCGCTGGCGTTGCCTGCGCGCGAGTGCCGAGTTTGGGGCGTCCACCGTCCCAAACTCGGCTTTCGCTTGTATGCCAAGGGGGTCGTGAGTGGTACGGCCGGTTCTAACCGGCGTAAACACTCACGACCTCCGTACGCAAAGTTCGCGCGCCGCCGCTTCCGGTTGGGTTTTGCTTGTATGTAAGGGAAACCTGCGATCCTGTGAAGCCCGGCGCTTTCCGTGGCTAAGCGGACGGACCCCGAAAGTGTGGTCGTGCGCGTTGCGGGCGGTTCTAACCGCCCGCAACGCGCACGAGTCCTCAGGCGCTGGGTTTCCTTCGCTTGTGCTCTCGCGAACCCTTGTGTCGCAACCGGTCCGAGAACTGTCCTTTCCGGACTCCCAACCTGCCTTGGGACGCCTTTGATATCCTGCACTCAATATAGAGTGGCCTAGGCCACTTGACGAGATCGCGATCGGGTGAATCAGTGGAGGGAGGCCGACATGATGCGGAGGCCCATCGGGCGGCGTCAGCTCGGGTCGGAGCTGCGGCGGCTGCGGATCGAGGCGAAGCGGCAGCAGCGGGAGATGGCGGAGGTCATCGAATGCGACGCCAGTCAGATCAGCAAGGTGGAGCGGGGCGAGCGGACGCTCAAAGCCTTGGAGCTCAACGCTTTGCTGGACTTTCTCAAGGTCCGCGGTGACAAGCGGGCCGAGATGCTGGCGCTGGGGGAGGAGGCGAGGAAACGGCAACCGAGGAAGACCTATTCGGACATCTTGTCCGGCACGTTCCGGCGGCTCGGGGATCTGGAAGAGGACGCCAGCGAGATCTACAGCTACACCGATCAGCTGATCCCCGGCCTGCTGCAGATCCCGGACTACGTCAGGGCGCTGGTGGCGGACTCGATCTACCGCAGCAACGCGCCGGTGGAGGCGGAGATGGAAGCGCGGATCACGTTCCGGCTGGACCGGCAGCGGGTGCTGGAGCTGGAGA encodes:
- a CDS encoding helix-turn-helix domain-containing protein, translating into MMRRPIGRRQLGSELRRLRIEAKRQQREMAEVIECDASQISKVERGERTLKALELNALLDFLKVRGDKRAEMLALGEEARKRQPRKTYSDILSGTFRRLGDLEEDASEIYSYTDQLIPGLLQIPDYVRALVADSIYRSNAPVEAEMEARITFRLDRQRVLELENRISFLIGESALLRPVGGPAVLRRQLLHLLGVIDGKPWITVRIVPLSLGVHPLLGGALSVFRFCPGVDDVVHQSTLFGGGVYLDEVNETRECLRAFKNCRDRSLGPAETRRMLLRRVRELAPE